TATATATGATTCTTCATCATCTTTACAATTTCAAAATCAAATGCATTTGTGCACTTGGTTGAACCATGTTTGGGGGCTAAGTCTTAGCAGGAGTGAGTAGAAGTGCAGTTCCCCAGGTGTCAAaccatttatttaattgtcttccaaaacatacatacataccatataaaaatgtgtcatattACCATAAAGCTGTGATCTAACATTTCTATCAATTTACAGGAGCAGGATTCCTATGGTGGAGGGTTTGACATCACCCAGTGTTTTGTTGGCATGATGTCTGACGTCCACATGTGGGACTACACCCTGTCCCCCTGTGAGATCCAGAACTATATGTCTGATCTCACCTTCACACCAGGAAATGTGCTCAACTGGAAGGCTCTGGACTTTCAGATTACAGGAAGAGTGCTGACAGAAGATAAACAAAAGGCCGGCCTCTAAACTTTTGTAAGACTATCAGTGTCATACAAAATTGAAAAAggctttgaaaagaaaaaaaatctttgtcagatcattggaaaaaaataaaaaataaaaaataaatctgttcatGTGATCAAATCCAGCAAttgttaaaatgatgaaatcTAATCTTAGCACCAAAGCTTGTAAAAGGGAAATCTGCtgaagaatataaaaataaataaataaacatattacgCACTCAATGTGAATGTTCTTCAATGCCTGGAAATGTAGCAATAGTAACCTACTGTTTAATTTACACCTTCTGTGTTCATTTCTCAGTTACCTTCCAGTGATTTATTCCTACCCAAGAGTCAAGTTGTGTTGTTATTGATACCGTCTGTAATCCAACATTTAGCTAATCTTAATAGTGGAAGTTTGAAAATGTGGAAATTACAAAtacaacatgttattttaatagCAACAATTGGGCACAATAAAACCTTtcctggaggagcagcagcttgtGACTATATGACTACTACACCTGTGTTCCTCACCCCAGGTGCCTCCCAATAGACTActtccattttaaaaagttattttttattgtaattaaagAGTTAACTTTCAAGCCTCAACTACCTCATTATCGTGTACAGATGCATCCTGTACCCAGTGTCAGCAGAGCTGAAAACCTCATCTAGTCTTGTCCTGTTGACCTCAGCTTAAAGCAGagttttttggggttttttttttttttacgagcTTACAGTTCACACTTCTTTAGACACAGAAACTATTTCATATTTTTGGGAACTAACTTTTGCTGCATCCAGGATTGCAAAATAATTCTGCATTGCATCAGCTAGAAATTCTTTGAAACCATGTTTTGCAAAATACAAGCTTCATTCCAATCAGCATCTCTGGACATTTTTACACTGTATGTAGTTATGTGACATTTCATTcccatttttaaatattacgtACATGTTCCAATTATTAATAGACATCATTTGACATTAAACTGTTAATATTCAGAAGATGAGTGGAAGGCAGAGGTGTTCTGGGAcgtagtatacagtatatgctttCTAACACATGCATTGTAGCACCACTGCTTATAGAGGCAGTTTTATCAGGTTACACATAATTTAACAATGCAGACATTGTACGGAAAGAGTCTTCACCACTGTTCCTGTCAATTAGGAAGTATTGGGCAAAACTGAAATACATCCATGGGTATGGGATGGGCCAGTGACACTGGTAGTGGAGGGGTGAAGCTGTGGTGTGGCACAGACAGTAATGACACTAAAATTAACAACATATACCTATACTGTATGAATTATATGGCGAGGACGAATACTGAATGATAGAAGTACCTGTGATAATAGGATAAGACTGGAGAAATAGAGCTGTAGTGATGACAAGATGAGAGAGCTGACAGTGTTTTGTTGAACTTGTGCTAAAAGCTTCATTTGTACTTTGTGCATCACATCTGTTGCTATGTGAGAAGACTGTTTAACGTTGTGTCAGTGTGCAAGAAGCCTTGTTGATTCCTCACATtctgaggaaagaaaatgtagaaGTGGATAAAGGGAAGGAAACATGCAGACTGAAATGAGGAAGCACTGGGTATAAATCTCAGTCCTGTTTCCCATCATGTGTAAAGCCTTCACGTGGATTTGAAGGTAAGACCAACAATTTCAAAACTGTAAGATTTTGTAAATTCAAATTGTACCATatataaatttgttttttaatctttgccACCTTCATTGCACAAATGTTAAGGATATAACAGCAAATTAACCTGTATTCTAAGGACAGCTGCAGGTAATACATTTATTGAATTCagtctaaatgttttttatgtctgttttgcCTCATTATACTAGATGAAGTCTTTTCTTGTGCTGGTGATGCTGACAGCATGTGCCGCTGTTcaacaaggtaaaaaaaaaaaaaaaattcttccTTTACCATacgaaacagaaaaagaagacttcaaaataaagttcatCAGACAATTTGGGTATTTGAAACCTATTTAACAAATCTGTCATACAGTAGTCTACTCTTATTTcactaatattattaatttatactAACTTAATGTGAGATTGGTTACTGTGATGGTTCATTCAGAACGTTTATACATTtctgtaaatacacatttattgtgGTGATTACACTATATAAAGATAAGAGAACCATTTCCTCCCTCTGTATTTTCAGATCTGTCAGGTAAAATGTTCACCTTCCCACAAAAAACCGACACAGATTATGTGAGTCTGACTGCGTCTATTCAGGATTTCAGTAGCATAACCGTCTGTCACAGGTATGTGCAAAATTTATAAGGAACTCAACTGGATCCCTGAATGTAAAAATTATCATGAATGCTAATGTCTCTGTAACGCCTGCAGGTCGTTTACAGATCTAAAAAGAGACCATATCCTCTTCTCGTTGTCTACACCCTCCTATTCAAACGCCTTTTTGATCTTCTGGGATGACAAAAATAAGGTGCTCGAGCTCAATATCAGGGATCAAACTGTAGAATATGGATGGCCGGACTACAAACCCAACATGTGGCACTCCATCTGTACCACGTGGGACTCTTCCACTGGACTGGTGCAGCTGTGGTTTGATGGACAACCTTCTATTAGAAAGTACATCAGCTCTGGATCAAACATCAGAGGACGTCCTATCATCATTTTAGGACAGGTAAAGTTGCATTGATAATCTCTACAGTCAATGGAAATTCAACAAATACAGTTTATgctaacattttatttatttgtctttttgatgTGTACACTTGAGAACAAATAATGTataattaatttactttatttaaaaccacTATAATCTCTACAGGAGCAGGATTCCCATGGTGGAGGATTTGACATCAACCAGTCTTTCGTTGG
This genomic stretch from Anabas testudineus chromosome 16, fAnaTes1.2, whole genome shotgun sequence harbors:
- the LOC113170076 gene encoding C-reactive protein-like isoform X1 yields the protein MKSFLVLVMLTACAAVQQDLSGKMFTFPQKTDTDYVSLTASIQDFSSITVCHRSFTDLKRDHILFSLSTPSYSNAFLIFWDDKNKVLELNIRDQTVEYGWPDYKPNMWHSICTTWDSSTGLVQLWFDGQPSIRKYISSGSNIRGRPIIILGQEQDSHGGGFDINQSFVGMMSDVHMWNYILSPCEIQSYVDIKNFTPGNVLNWKALNFQITGRVLIEDKQKICY
- the LOC113170076 gene encoding serum amyloid P-component-like isoform X2; this encodes MCRCSTRSVRSFTDLKRDHILFSLSTPSYSNAFLIFWDDKNKVLELNIRDQTVEYGWPDYKPNMWHSICTTWDSSTGLVQLWFDGQPSIRKYISSGSNIRGRPIIILGQEQDSHGGGFDINQSFVGMMSDVHMWNYILSPCEIQSYVDIKNFTPGNVLNWKALNFQITGRVLIEDKQKICY